In one window of Desulforhabdus amnigena DNA:
- the csx20 gene encoding CRISPR-associated protein Csx20, whose protein sequence is MVKQMLFLFNHQPTAEQMMDAERTLEVGDIIYPPEDLQALWGRIPPDMAALEPFLEPFKNWLRKSAHPGDFVLIQGDYGATYLMVRFAMEHGLIPVYATTQRKAVEEPLPDGSIRLVHHFVHQRFRKYGV, encoded by the coding sequence GTGGTGAAGCAAATGCTTTTTCTCTTCAACCATCAACCCACTGCAGAACAGATGATGGATGCGGAAAGGACCCTCGAAGTCGGTGACATCATTTATCCACCGGAAGATCTACAAGCCCTCTGGGGCCGGATCCCACCGGATATGGCCGCCCTCGAGCCTTTCCTCGAACCGTTTAAAAACTGGCTCCGGAAATCAGCCCATCCGGGAGACTTCGTCCTCATCCAGGGAGATTATGGAGCCACTTACCTCATGGTGCGCTTCGCCATGGAACACGGACTCATACCGGTGTATGCCACCACGCAAAGAAAGGCTGTAGAGGAACCGTTACCTGACGGTTCCATTCGCCTGGTGCATCATTTTGTTCACCAAAGGTTCAGAAAATACGGAGTGTAG
- a CDS encoding IS701 family transposase → MTLKELDYWEDSFRSFHARFSHLFPRAQSREQSAKYLHSLLAPVERKNGWQMAEAIGDKRPDKMERLLYRVNWDADEARDILEQFVIENFADPEGIGVVDETGFIKKGDKSVGVKRQYTGTAGKVENSQVGTFLTYSSAKGHVFLDRRLFLPEDWANDMVRRKGAKVPDEVVFETKPEQAFSMLDHAWKMGVPIRWVTGDEIYGDSPKLRAAIQESGHWYVLAVSCNTPVWTRRPLLQQPLRKGMGRPPTRVRLAKDAPHAGTVAEVVMGWSPDVWKRFSVAKGEKGPRTYDWARVRVIESRGKLPGPEVWLLARRSVAKPEEMAYYLCFAPENVPLTRLAQVASTRYTIEQCFEEGKGEAGLDHYEVRYWHSWHRHITLSMMAHTWLSSIRASEEGKKRRRAGRADSSRGEATA, encoded by the coding sequence ATGACGTTGAAAGAGTTGGATTATTGGGAAGATTCTTTTCGGTCCTTTCATGCTCGTTTTTCTCATCTATTCCCCCGGGCGCAATCTCGGGAACAGTCGGCAAAATACCTTCACTCCTTGCTTGCACCCGTTGAGCGCAAGAACGGCTGGCAGATGGCTGAGGCCATAGGAGATAAGAGACCGGATAAGATGGAAAGGCTGCTTTACCGAGTGAACTGGGATGCGGATGAGGCACGGGATATTTTGGAGCAGTTCGTGATCGAGAATTTTGCAGACCCGGAAGGAATTGGAGTCGTAGATGAGACGGGTTTTATCAAAAAAGGTGATAAGTCTGTCGGGGTGAAAAGACAATACACGGGTACGGCCGGGAAGGTGGAAAACTCTCAGGTGGGAACCTTCCTCACCTATTCCTCGGCCAAAGGACATGTGTTCCTGGACAGAAGACTCTTTCTTCCCGAGGACTGGGCCAATGACATGGTAAGACGCAAGGGGGCGAAGGTTCCTGATGAGGTGGTGTTTGAGACCAAGCCCGAACAGGCCTTCTCGATGCTCGATCATGCCTGGAAAATGGGTGTCCCGATACGCTGGGTCACAGGAGATGAGATCTACGGGGATTCTCCGAAACTTCGAGCAGCTATCCAGGAGAGTGGACACTGGTATGTCTTGGCAGTCTCTTGCAATACCCCCGTTTGGACCAGGCGACCGTTGCTCCAACAGCCCTTGCGCAAAGGGATGGGCAGGCCACCCACAAGGGTACGGTTGGCCAAGGATGCTCCGCATGCCGGGACGGTGGCTGAGGTGGTGATGGGATGGTCTCCTGATGTCTGGAAGCGGTTCAGTGTGGCAAAAGGAGAAAAGGGACCGAGAACTTATGACTGGGCAAGGGTTCGTGTGATCGAGAGCCGTGGCAAGCTCCCCGGACCTGAGGTCTGGCTTCTGGCCAGACGATCTGTAGCCAAACCCGAAGAAATGGCCTACTACCTTTGCTTTGCTCCCGAGAATGTTCCTCTCACTCGTCTTGCCCAGGTGGCATCGACCCGCTACACCATTGAGCAATGCTTTGAGGAAGGCAAAGGAGAAGCCGGGCTTGATCACTATGAAGTCAGGTACTGGCACAGCTGGCATCGTCACATTACCCTCTCTATGATGGCCCATACCTGGCTGAGCTCGATCCGGGCTTCGGAGGAGGGGAAAAAAAGACGCAGAGCTGGCCGAGCTGACAGTTCCAGAGGTGAGGCGACTGCTTGA
- the csm2 gene encoding type III-A CRISPR-associated protein Csm2 yields MKDYSFYKDPAKRTVKPELFSNMAEGLAKCIDQADPKKNKRTQIRKFYDEVVRLNAQARSYPQDWDKILPLVNMIIAKAAYAEGRKLVTNDFVEFLKESIRQVQNAEDLDVFANLFEAFMGFYKKYRPSDN; encoded by the coding sequence ATGAAGGATTACAGTTTCTACAAGGATCCGGCTAAACGCACAGTGAAACCTGAACTTTTTTCCAATATGGCAGAAGGCCTGGCAAAGTGCATTGATCAGGCTGATCCCAAAAAGAATAAGCGGACACAAATCAGAAAGTTCTACGATGAAGTGGTGCGGCTCAATGCTCAGGCGCGAAGCTATCCCCAGGACTGGGACAAAATTCTTCCTCTCGTAAACATGATCATCGCCAAAGCGGCCTATGCCGAAGGACGGAAACTGGTCACAAACGATTTCGTCGAATTTTTGAAGGAATCTATTCGTCAGGTGCAAAATGCAGAAGACCTGGATGTGTTTGCCAATCTGTTCGAGGCCTTCATGGGATTTTACAAAAAATACCGTCCGTCGGACAACTGA
- a CDS encoding Card1-like endonuclease domain-containing protein: MKKCLVCLVSDQTIPNITVILHFEPDFLLFVTTPLMEGKGKTQAILNTLIHRGHDYLERHARVEVQEDSLLGFESAVSRWISQAPEEYDFTVNLTGGTKLMSIAAYDLFSSFGSEMVYVPIPRNEFLTPFPKRRPRKPTPLKARLSVTEYLTAYGFTVSNEAQLAGYRKEAEAREVMTRFIFQNYEALFPLLKWLGNELRPLKSNQVQKGYDFSGIFQISTDVEAEFLKNLKFDKDGDRFCKRIYKTDWTYLRGGWLEDRLYLAVREALPSSANVELNVVCKDPKGNQNEFDVLFTLDNALYLVECKSLSASEGGGEKIGIPEFLYKLGALRQSFGLTPRAYLATTADSILDKSGQVKSHLIERAGQFSTKLIPLLVMKDIEGFFRNEFSAKS; the protein is encoded by the coding sequence ATGAAAAAGTGTTTAGTATGTCTTGTAAGCGATCAGACCATCCCCAATATCACAGTCATCTTGCACTTTGAGCCGGATTTTCTTCTTTTCGTAACAACTCCACTCATGGAAGGTAAAGGAAAGACTCAGGCTATCTTGAACACGCTGATTCATCGAGGTCATGATTATTTGGAACGGCACGCCAGGGTGGAAGTACAGGAAGATTCACTTCTAGGCTTTGAATCTGCTGTATCTCGTTGGATCAGTCAGGCCCCGGAAGAATATGACTTTACCGTGAACTTGACGGGAGGCACCAAGCTCATGTCCATTGCAGCTTACGACCTCTTTTCATCTTTCGGAAGTGAAATGGTCTATGTGCCGATCCCTAGAAACGAATTTCTGACACCCTTTCCCAAACGGCGCCCCCGGAAACCCACGCCTTTGAAGGCTCGTCTCTCGGTGACCGAATATCTCACTGCGTACGGATTTACCGTCAGTAACGAAGCCCAGCTGGCTGGATATCGTAAAGAGGCCGAAGCCAGAGAGGTAATGACACGGTTCATCTTTCAGAACTATGAAGCTCTGTTCCCCCTGTTGAAATGGCTGGGAAACGAGCTGCGCCCTCTAAAGTCCAATCAAGTCCAAAAGGGTTATGATTTTTCAGGTATTTTTCAAATTTCAACGGATGTTGAGGCGGAATTCTTGAAAAACCTCAAATTCGATAAGGATGGCGACCGATTCTGTAAACGTATCTATAAAACAGACTGGACTTACCTGCGGGGTGGATGGCTCGAAGACCGTCTGTATCTGGCCGTGCGAGAGGCGCTCCCTTCCTCGGCAAATGTGGAACTCAACGTTGTATGTAAAGATCCTAAAGGAAATCAAAACGAATTTGATGTTCTGTTCACCTTGGACAACGCTTTGTATCTCGTCGAATGCAAATCATTGAGTGCGTCGGAGGGCGGTGGAGAAAAGATAGGAATCCCCGAATTTCTTTACAAACTGGGTGCGCTTCGCCAGAGTTTCGGACTCACACCGAGAGCCTACCTCGCAACCACGGCGGATAGCATCCTGGACAAGAGCGGACAGGTCAAATCGCACTTGATTGAACGAGCAGGGCAGTTTAGCACCAAGCTCATACCTCTTCTGGTCATGAAGGACATAGAGGGGTTTTTCCGTAATGAATTCAGTGCGAAAAGTTAA
- the csm4 gene encoding type III-A CRISPR-associated RAMP protein Csm4 yields MKLYAISLEPISGFGTPLKGDTLFGHFCWQAAYDSKLLNGGLDKWIDCYGKKPCVVFSSAMPYFSGQSTPYAVKRPDLPRSYLFNKLKEKPNKREQISARKEDSKKKWMLLEKSLTINLDKPLFRTDADLAGMVAGENLSGSFRCSFEQPHNTINRLTLTTGEGAFAPFAETVHFYMPETELALFVLVDETATDLERVCTALERMGQFGYGKNASTGLGRFRLGSLREEVSLPSGQAFNACYALAPVVPERGRFSKAFFQPFVRFGKHGDELARSPHPFKNPVIMADEGAVFLPATEATEEVFLKPYIGTAVKNISKALKSSVVQGYAPYVPFHLEVNS; encoded by the coding sequence TTGAAGCTTTATGCCATCAGTCTTGAACCGATTTCGGGGTTTGGAACTCCCCTGAAGGGAGACACCCTGTTCGGGCACTTTTGCTGGCAGGCAGCTTATGATTCCAAACTCCTCAATGGCGGACTCGATAAATGGATCGACTGCTACGGAAAAAAACCCTGCGTCGTCTTTTCCTCGGCAATGCCATATTTTTCCGGGCAATCCACTCCCTATGCCGTAAAACGACCGGATCTCCCCCGATCCTATCTATTCAACAAGCTGAAGGAGAAACCAAACAAGCGTGAACAAATAAGCGCCCGCAAAGAAGACAGCAAAAAAAAGTGGATGCTCCTGGAGAAATCATTGACCATAAATCTGGACAAGCCTCTATTTCGAACAGACGCCGATCTTGCTGGAATGGTGGCCGGGGAGAATTTATCCGGCAGTTTTCGATGTTCCTTCGAACAGCCCCACAACACCATCAACCGGTTGACTTTGACCACTGGAGAAGGTGCCTTTGCCCCTTTTGCAGAAACCGTGCATTTTTATATGCCGGAAACAGAGCTGGCTCTCTTTGTACTTGTGGATGAGACAGCTACGGACCTTGAGCGTGTTTGCACGGCTCTCGAACGTATGGGACAGTTCGGCTACGGAAAGAATGCCTCCACCGGTTTGGGACGCTTTCGACTGGGATCTCTGCGTGAAGAGGTTTCCTTGCCATCGGGTCAAGCCTTCAATGCCTGCTATGCACTGGCGCCGGTGGTACCGGAAAGGGGGAGATTCTCAAAAGCCTTTTTCCAACCCTTTGTGCGTTTTGGAAAACACGGCGATGAGCTGGCCCGTTCTCCTCATCCCTTCAAGAATCCCGTTATCATGGCGGATGAAGGAGCCGTGTTCCTTCCGGCCACCGAAGCAACGGAAGAGGTTTTCCTCAAGCCTTATATCGGCACTGCCGTGAAGAACATTTCCAAAGCTTTGAAGTCTTCTGTCGTGCAGGGTTATGCACCCTATGTACCCTTCCATCTGGAGGTAAACTCATGA
- the csm3 gene encoding type III-A CRISPR-associated RAMP protein Csm3: MQLLNILNIKGTITLKSGLHIGAGDVEMHIGGTDNPIIKHPNTQEPYIPGSSIKGKVRSLLELKSGLVVKTDGNPLSARLLKGLKGEERQECETILKLFGSSGADGEAVAELGPSRVSFADCPITKNWQEKVRQSRWSLTEVKSENSINRIKGTAENPRFTERVPSDTEFAFSVCLKVLKPEEEQPLLEALLQGLKLLELDALGGSGSRGYGKVQFRFEDESIQKRFESIDLFSRGGKL, from the coding sequence ATGCAACTTTTGAATATCTTGAACATCAAGGGAACCATTACGCTAAAGAGCGGCCTTCACATCGGGGCTGGAGATGTGGAAATGCATATCGGTGGTACAGACAACCCCATCATTAAACATCCTAATACCCAGGAACCTTATATTCCCGGCTCTTCCATCAAAGGCAAGGTGCGTTCGCTACTGGAATTGAAAAGCGGACTGGTAGTCAAAACGGACGGCAACCCATTGAGTGCTAGGTTGTTGAAAGGATTGAAAGGCGAAGAGCGACAGGAGTGCGAGACCATTCTCAAGTTGTTCGGGAGCAGTGGGGCCGATGGAGAGGCCGTGGCGGAATTGGGTCCCAGCCGGGTGTCCTTCGCCGATTGCCCTATCACCAAGAACTGGCAAGAGAAGGTACGACAGAGTCGGTGGAGCCTCACGGAAGTGAAATCCGAAAACAGTATAAACCGCATCAAGGGTACTGCCGAAAACCCTCGTTTTACTGAACGGGTGCCGTCGGATACGGAATTCGCTTTTTCCGTGTGTTTGAAGGTTCTCAAACCAGAGGAGGAACAACCATTGTTGGAAGCACTCCTCCAGGGTCTGAAGCTCCTGGAGTTGGATGCCCTCGGAGGCAGCGGCAGCCGTGGCTATGGCAAAGTGCAGTTTCGTTTCGAAGATGAAAGCATCCAAAAGCGCTTTGAAAGCATCGACCTCTTTTCCAGGGGAGGAAAACTTTGA
- a CDS encoding CRISPR-associated primase-polymerase type A1 — protein MHTKITEVLLPTDTLLQKARTSLDSGNESQARDCAQRAASQEYCSAKLCTAWAEICEELGMARLAREFYEKTLRLSPNHAGALYGLAALLAEGGHVEKSVRHLKKLLKLDPSHVKGKALLAEHYQAMGLPGQAAALKPASATQEAPSPLRSFKPSVSRADTERLLKLFAGREQGFALQEIHPTTGESSYVFQAGSLTHETIAAHILGDLNLGIYSLRSDNTVCHAAVLVHVSGAMMEAARRNASTVALFGEKLHRHLVLLVRHAVQLGLPAYVEATGSVQGRLWFFFDGFLHFLKVKRFLKDFLEHAPEPETPLVVEPLLPTQPVGIGWEEQAIPMPLGLDRATLQRSFFLDREGKVEGEQLKLLHRIRRIPLNSLHASRLHCDGRQERVAVWEGRRHASFKRILESCSILNELVRKAVSGRILRREEKVVLFYTLGWLEQGAEILHECLQACPDYQYESVQRQAARLKGHPMSCVKIRELIPEVTSVLDCNCSFDLRGGKYPSPLLHVHPHMVPAAETFVVPEDLSLREAGRRYVALRLHLQESEKALLRLERILEKGFTRKKLSSLRVDQFNLLRVEEENGVTWKMERA, from the coding sequence GTGCACACCAAAATCACCGAGGTGCTTTTGCCAACAGACACCCTGCTCCAAAAAGCCCGAACATCTCTCGATTCCGGCAATGAATCCCAGGCGCGGGACTGCGCTCAACGGGCTGCAAGCCAGGAATACTGTTCTGCCAAGCTCTGTACGGCCTGGGCCGAGATCTGCGAGGAACTGGGAATGGCCCGGCTCGCCCGGGAATTTTATGAGAAGACTCTCCGCCTGAGTCCCAATCATGCGGGGGCACTCTACGGCTTGGCGGCGCTTCTCGCCGAAGGCGGGCATGTGGAGAAGTCCGTCCGGCACCTGAAAAAACTCCTGAAACTCGATCCCTCTCACGTCAAAGGCAAGGCCCTTCTTGCGGAACATTATCAGGCTATGGGGCTCCCCGGGCAGGCGGCCGCCCTGAAACCAGCCTCCGCAACCCAGGAAGCCCCCTCGCCTCTGCGTTCCTTCAAGCCATCGGTGAGCCGCGCGGACACAGAGCGGCTTTTGAAGCTCTTTGCAGGCCGCGAGCAGGGCTTTGCGCTCCAGGAGATTCATCCCACAACGGGTGAAAGCAGTTATGTGTTTCAAGCGGGAAGCCTCACTCATGAAACCATTGCGGCCCATATCCTGGGGGACTTGAATCTTGGAATTTATTCCCTTCGCTCCGACAACACCGTCTGTCATGCAGCCGTCCTGGTGCACGTTTCCGGGGCCATGATGGAAGCCGCCCGGAGAAATGCCTCTACCGTGGCCCTATTCGGAGAAAAACTGCATCGGCACCTGGTCCTTCTGGTTCGCCATGCCGTTCAGTTGGGTTTGCCCGCCTATGTGGAGGCGACGGGTTCGGTGCAGGGCCGCCTCTGGTTCTTTTTTGACGGATTTCTGCACTTCCTCAAGGTCAAACGGTTTCTAAAGGATTTTCTGGAGCATGCACCCGAACCGGAAACTCCCCTCGTGGTCGAACCGCTCCTTCCCACACAGCCAGTCGGCATCGGCTGGGAGGAACAGGCCATCCCGATGCCCCTGGGACTGGATCGGGCCACTTTGCAACGCTCCTTTTTCCTGGACCGGGAAGGAAAGGTGGAAGGGGAACAACTCAAGCTCCTGCACCGCATCCGCCGGATTCCTCTAAATTCCCTGCATGCTTCCCGGCTTCATTGCGACGGACGCCAGGAAAGGGTTGCTGTGTGGGAAGGCCGGCGCCACGCTTCCTTCAAGCGGATCCTGGAAAGTTGTTCGATCCTCAACGAACTGGTGCGCAAAGCTGTTTCCGGGCGCATACTGCGCCGGGAAGAAAAAGTGGTTCTCTTCTACACATTGGGCTGGTTGGAGCAGGGAGCAGAGATCCTGCACGAGTGTCTCCAGGCCTGTCCCGACTACCAGTACGAGAGTGTCCAGCGCCAGGCGGCCCGCCTCAAGGGCCATCCCATGAGCTGCGTCAAGATCCGGGAGTTGATACCTGAAGTCACCTCCGTGCTCGACTGCAATTGCAGCTTCGACCTGCGTGGGGGTAAGTACCCTTCACCCCTTTTGCACGTGCACCCGCACATGGTCCCTGCGGCGGAAACCTTTGTCGTTCCTGAAGATTTGTCCCTGCGAGAAGCTGGAAGGCGGTATGTGGCTTTGCGTCTCCACCTCCAGGAGTCGGAAAAGGCTCTCCTGAGGTTGGAAAGGATATTGGAAAAAGGCTTCACGCGAAAAAAGCTCTCTTCCCTGCGGGTGGATCAGTTCAATCTTCTGCGGGTGGAGGAGGAAAATGGTGTGACCTGGAAAATGGAGCGTGCGTGA
- the cas10 gene encoding type III-A CRISPR-associated protein Cas10/Csm1, whose protein sequence is MKNYHYCYPLAKVSPTSIFPIIRRATQDGNQQKNDKEEYRALFQEFVEALGQLKHREENLELWLEHFDSLLMIFASHVPAARAGHVIPDVSLYDHLRSTSALATALYLYHLAKGNMEIASIRDEEPKKFLLIAGDFYGIQNFIFADSGEAGSHRSKILRGRSFAVSLFSELAADMVCREVGMPTTAMVFNAAGKFVLLAPNLDSVRRAVDRVESRVNDWLIKVSLGESALGMIGVEASAGDFVGGRFAELWERLGSSMEERKFRKVDMDRYGGVVDGYLDAFNNDLARPLCPFCGKRPSHPSAENSPLIGGDGSACAICRDHIFLGTHLVKKARLAVTTPGASLKSGTLKLLEPVYGAYQVCFVDGGLNDLARRGQLLKYWDISCDPSGDVAKDVTARFINGYVPVYTDRDRYDDRFLAGRRSEKKKEELIEQMEPGIPKTFAHLACKALRMPEIQDDGYTGVEALGVLKADVDQLGLLMACGIKEEHYTLSRLATLSRQLHWYFAVYLPYLLATDERFQDVYTVFAGGDDLFLIGPWNRMITLAEVLRSTFEEYTCSNPEIHFSAGITLHKPHTPLDRLAEKSEEALKQAKDGRNRITLFGETAEWKDFLALQTIKETLIRWKAEGLVNNAMLYRLNDFIRMIEGEQRIRKQKEIAVREMECLKWYALFHYMAERNVGRGLQKEEKKRALEEFSQCMVWLKDYGATFKMALWDVLYHQRRVG, encoded by the coding sequence TTGAAAAACTACCACTACTGTTACCCTTTGGCCAAGGTTTCTCCCACAAGCATTTTCCCTATAATCCGTAGGGCCACACAGGACGGGAACCAGCAAAAAAATGACAAAGAAGAATATCGGGCCTTATTCCAAGAATTTGTGGAGGCCCTGGGGCAACTGAAACACCGGGAAGAAAACCTGGAACTGTGGCTGGAACACTTTGACAGTCTTCTCATGATTTTTGCCTCTCATGTGCCGGCAGCCCGAGCGGGTCATGTCATCCCGGACGTCTCTCTCTACGATCACCTGCGATCCACTAGTGCGCTGGCTACGGCGCTCTACCTGTACCATTTAGCGAAAGGTAACATGGAAATCGCCTCCATTCGAGACGAAGAACCCAAAAAATTTCTACTCATCGCTGGAGATTTCTACGGAATCCAAAACTTCATTTTTGCCGACAGTGGTGAAGCAGGAAGCCATCGATCTAAAATTCTCCGTGGCCGATCCTTTGCTGTATCGCTTTTTTCCGAATTGGCGGCGGACATGGTATGCCGTGAGGTCGGTATGCCGACTACTGCGATGGTATTCAACGCTGCCGGCAAGTTTGTTCTCCTGGCACCCAATTTGGACTCTGTGCGCCGGGCAGTAGACAGGGTCGAAAGCAGGGTCAATGACTGGCTGATAAAGGTATCCCTGGGTGAAAGCGCTCTCGGGATGATTGGGGTGGAAGCTTCTGCAGGGGATTTTGTTGGGGGCCGGTTTGCCGAACTTTGGGAGCGTCTGGGCAGTAGCATGGAGGAACGGAAATTCCGTAAGGTGGATATGGACCGTTATGGGGGAGTGGTTGATGGCTACCTGGATGCATTCAACAATGATCTGGCCCGTCCTTTGTGTCCCTTTTGCGGGAAACGGCCGAGTCATCCCTCTGCTGAAAATTCGCCACTCATTGGGGGCGACGGGTCTGCCTGCGCCATCTGCCGGGATCATATCTTCCTCGGAACACATCTGGTCAAAAAGGCACGCCTGGCCGTTACCACCCCTGGTGCTTCTTTGAAATCCGGCACCTTGAAGTTGTTGGAACCCGTATACGGCGCATATCAGGTATGCTTCGTGGATGGGGGATTGAACGATCTAGCGCGTCGGGGGCAGCTCCTCAAATACTGGGATATCTCTTGTGATCCCTCCGGGGATGTGGCCAAGGATGTCACTGCCCGGTTCATCAATGGTTACGTGCCGGTGTATACCGATAGGGACCGCTATGATGATCGTTTCCTGGCAGGACGGCGCAGCGAAAAGAAAAAGGAAGAACTCATCGAACAGATGGAACCGGGAATCCCCAAGACTTTTGCTCACCTAGCCTGCAAAGCCCTGCGCATGCCGGAAATCCAGGATGATGGCTATACAGGGGTAGAAGCTCTGGGCGTACTCAAAGCGGACGTGGACCAGTTGGGACTACTCATGGCCTGCGGCATCAAGGAAGAACATTACACCCTCTCGCGATTGGCCACTCTGAGCCGCCAGTTGCACTGGTATTTTGCCGTATATCTCCCTTATCTCTTGGCCACAGATGAACGATTCCAGGATGTTTACACGGTATTTGCCGGTGGTGATGACCTTTTTCTTATAGGACCCTGGAACCGGATGATTACGCTGGCGGAGGTATTGAGATCGACTTTCGAGGAGTACACCTGTAGTAATCCCGAAATTCACTTTTCCGCAGGGATTACCCTGCACAAACCACACACCCCTCTGGATCGGTTGGCGGAGAAATCGGAAGAGGCTTTGAAGCAGGCCAAGGATGGGCGCAATCGGATCACGCTTTTCGGTGAAACAGCGGAGTGGAAAGATTTTTTGGCACTCCAGACTATCAAGGAAACTCTTATCCGTTGGAAAGCCGAGGGACTGGTCAACAATGCCATGCTCTATCGGCTCAATGATTTCATCCGCATGATCGAAGGCGAACAACGCATCCGCAAACAAAAAGAAATTGCCGTCAGAGAGATGGAATGTCTGAAATGGTATGCGCTGTTCCACTACATGGCGGAACGCAACGTGGGCAGAGGGCTCCAGAAAGAAGAAAAAAAGAGGGCACTCGAGGAATTTTCCCAGTGCATGGTCTGGTTGAAAGACTATGGGGCCACGTTCAAGATGGCTCTGTGGGATGTTCTCTATCATCAAAGGAGGGTTGGCTGA
- the csm5 gene encoding type III-A CRISPR-associated RAMP protein Csm5 produces the protein MTQPIRYCLQILSPVHVGCDEVYEPTAFFLDEASQTLCPFDPLRFIGGLSEADQKKFSEICQRGTIPSILELYKFVRARGNPDLALHKVSVCSGLLENFRKTLSLPANNVKAIQQDLNNFAIQRTAFLPASQRPYIPGSAIKGALRTAYLNGRAQKKGRIRTSQGKGAARDLEKSLLDGGSFDTDPFRLIKVSDFHPVGEVRTRIIYAVNRKKQPSKLKGFEGQGPFQIMEVIQPGSVFEGWITVDEGPPRSRVAVPLNMKTVLESATIFFRKECQRENLDLERIGAAQIKMNIAEHGIPLRLGRHSGAECVTIEGYRDIRIKLGNGKFKQSNAATTLWLTGDSSKPRDNGGLKPFGWVSLKEVSGDVWKKLDALEVEYRDRLTGIKDKAEVSKDAHAHGTVSATEKPLPVSSREAVEKVHPPTPRVIEKRQPSSKDLLSQASSFRSNDKITLERLIKALDALEDQSLAHKVAEVIKNKLIQAGTWKKHPLRAEIEFYLEE, from the coding sequence ATGACACAACCCATCCGCTATTGCCTCCAAATCTTGTCCCCTGTCCATGTCGGATGTGATGAAGTCTATGAACCCACGGCCTTTTTCCTGGATGAGGCTTCTCAAACCCTTTGCCCGTTCGACCCTCTTCGTTTCATTGGAGGGTTGAGCGAAGCCGACCAAAAAAAATTCAGTGAGATCTGTCAGAGGGGAACCATCCCCTCCATCCTGGAACTTTACAAGTTTGTAAGGGCCAGGGGCAACCCCGACCTGGCCCTGCACAAGGTTTCGGTATGTTCCGGACTTTTGGAGAACTTTCGCAAAACGCTTTCTCTGCCTGCAAACAATGTAAAGGCCATTCAGCAGGACTTGAATAATTTCGCTATTCAGCGCACGGCTTTCCTTCCAGCATCTCAACGCCCATATATCCCGGGGTCGGCCATCAAGGGGGCACTGAGAACGGCCTATCTCAATGGGCGTGCCCAGAAGAAGGGGCGCATTCGGACCTCTCAGGGCAAAGGTGCCGCCCGAGACCTGGAAAAGAGCCTGCTGGACGGAGGTTCATTTGACACCGATCCTTTCAGGCTCATCAAGGTGTCCGATTTTCATCCCGTGGGCGAAGTCAGAACCCGTATCATTTATGCGGTCAACCGCAAAAAACAACCTTCAAAACTTAAAGGCTTTGAAGGCCAGGGGCCCTTCCAGATTATGGAAGTCATTCAACCGGGATCGGTCTTCGAAGGATGGATCACGGTAGACGAGGGTCCTCCCAGATCCAGAGTGGCTGTGCCATTGAATATGAAAACGGTCTTAGAAAGTGCGACGATTTTCTTCCGCAAGGAGTGTCAGCGTGAAAACCTGGACCTGGAGAGGATTGGCGCTGCTCAGATCAAAATGAATATTGCCGAACATGGAATCCCTTTGCGCCTGGGCCGCCATTCCGGGGCGGAATGCGTGACGATCGAAGGCTACCGGGATATCAGGATAAAACTTGGCAACGGAAAATTCAAACAGAGCAATGCCGCAACGACGTTGTGGCTGACGGGTGATTCCAGCAAGCCCAGGGACAATGGAGGACTCAAGCCTTTTGGCTGGGTTTCCCTTAAAGAAGTAAGCGGAGATGTGTGGAAAAAGCTGGATGCTCTGGAGGTAGAATATCGGGACAGATTGACCGGGATAAAAGATAAGGCCGAGGTTTCAAAAGATGCACACGCCCACGGTACGGTGTCTGCCACAGAGAAGCCTCTGCCGGTATCCTCTCGAGAGGCTGTGGAAAAAGTCCATCCCCCTACACCAAGGGTAATAGAGAAACGCCAACCCAGCTCAAAGGACCTCCTTTCACAGGCGTCCAGTTTCCGATCCAACGACAAGATTACGCTGGAACGCTTGATAAAGGCTCTTGATGCGCTAGAAGATCAATCTTTAGCTCACAAGGTCGCGGAAGTGATCAAGAACAAGCTGATCCAGGCGGGAACATGGAAAAAGCATCCGCTCAGGGCAGAAATCGAATTTTATCTTGAGGAGTGA